ACGGCGAGCCGAGTCAATGGCTGTATGCGCCGATGCGGGAATATCCGTCGCGACCGGGCAAGGCATTGCGTCCGGCGCTGTGCATGTCCGCGGGCCGGGCGTTCGGCGCCGACCCGGACGATCTGCTCGGCATCGCCGTCGCGATCGAGTTGATGCACAACGCGTTCCTCGTGCACGACGACATCGCCGACGGTAGCGAGATGCGGCGCGGCAGGCCAACTTTGGCTGCGACATACGGAGTTGCGGCGGCACTCAATGCGGGCGATGGAGTGGCGATCGTCGCCGGTCAGGTACTACGGCGTGCCACCCGGCGCCTGGACCGAGATCTCGCCGACCTGGTGTGGGCCGAGTTCGACACGATGGCGCTGCGCACGCTGGAAGGGCAGGCTACCGAAGCCGGATGGCAACTCGACGACGTCGTCGACCTTGGCCCGGAGGACTACCTCAACCTCATCATGCACAAGACATGCTGGTACACCACAATTCATCCATTGCGGGTCGGTGCGATCGTCGGGTCGCGCGGGACGGTCGACTTGGGTCCGTTGGTGCGCTTCGGGTTTCACTTCGGCGCCGCCTTCCAGATCCGTGACGACTTGTTGAATCTCGTTGGAGATCAACGGACGTACGGTAAGGAGATCCTTGGGGATCTCTTTGAGGGTAAGCGGACTCTGCCGTTGATGCATCTGGCCAGTGTTGCGTCGGAAGCCGATCGCGCGCTCGTGGGCGACTACTTGCGGCGCACCCGCTCGCAGCGATCACCGGAATTGGTCGCAACCATCCGCCGCCTGATGGACGACTACGGCAGTATCACGTTCACCAGCGAGTACGCCGAGGGCATCCTGCTGGTCGCCGAAGAATATTTCGAGCACGCGTTCGCTGACGCCCAGCCGGGGCCGGATCTGGATTTCCTGCGGGCGCTTGTGCCCTATGTCTGGGCGCGCTGGCGCTGAGCCCGTCGGCCCGCTACTCCTCATCGCTTCGCTCTGCATCGTCGTCGGGCGGGGTTTGATGGCCCGCCTCCTCCTCATCGCTTCGCTCTGCATCGTCGCCCGGCTAGGGTGTTCGCCGTGGCTGAGACCGCGCCGTTGCGTGTGCAACTGATCGCCAAAACCGACTTCGTCGCGCCGCCCGACGTGAACTGGAGCACCGACGCCGACGGCGGACAGGCGCTGACCGAATTCGCCGGCCGGGCCTGTTACCAGAGCTGGTCCAAGCCGAACCCAAGAACCGCGACGAATGCGGGATATCTGCGGCACATCATCGATGTCGGGCACTTCTCGGTGCTCGAGCACGCAAGCGTCTCGTTTTACATCACCGGGATCTCTCGGTCGTGCACCCACGAGTTGATCCGCCACCGGCATTTCTCCTATTCACAACTGTCGCAGCGCTACGTGCCCGAGACCCAGTCGCAGATCGTCGTCCCGCCGGGCATGGAGAACGACGACGAGCTGCGCCAGATCCTCTCCGAGGCCGCCGACGCCAGTCGCGCGACCTACACCGAACTCCTCGGCAAGCTCGAAGCGAAGTTCGCCGACCAGCCCAACGCCGTCCTGCGTCGTAAACAGGCGCGCCAGGCCGCTCGAGCCGTGTTGCCCAACGCCACCGAGACCCGAATCGTCGTAACCGGCAACTACCGCGCCTGGCGGCATTTCATCGCGATGCGGGCCAGCGAACACGCCGACATCGAGATTCGCCGGCTGGCCATCGCATGTCTGCGGCTGCTGGTCGATGTCGCCCCGGCGGTGTTCGGCGACTTCGACATCGCGACGCTGGCCGACGGGACCGAGGTGGCGACCAGTCCACTGGCGACCGAGGCCTGAACAGACAGGGTCTGAGCGCAGGGCGCCGCACCGGCAAACGCGTTTGGTACCGCCAGGTAACCTTGGCTGCGTGAGCACCGGCGGATTCGACGTTTATGCGCGCTTGGGAACGCTGCTGACCGCCATGGTGACGCCGTTCGCCCCGGACGGCTCCCTCGACCTGCCCGCCGCGGCCAAGTTGGCGACCCATTTGGTGGACGCCGGATGCGACGGTCTGGTCGTGTCGGGTACCACCGGCGAGTCGCCGACCACGACCGACGCCGAGAAGCTTGCCCTGTTGGGAGCCGTTCTCGAGGCCGTCGGCGACCGGGCCCGGGTGATTGCCGGCGCAGGCAGTTACGACACCGCGCACAGCGTCCACTTGGCGAAGGCCAGCGCGGCCGAGGGCGCGCACGGTCTGCTCGTCGTCACGCCTTACTACTCGCGGCCACCGCAAGCGGGGTTGCTCGCGCACTTCACCGCGGTCGCCGACGCGACACCGCTGCCGGTGCTGCTCTACGACATTCCGCCCCGCTCGGTGGTGCCGATCGAATACGACACGCTACGGGCGCTGGCCGAGCACCCGAACATCGTCGGTGTCAAAGACGCCAAGGGCGACCTGCACGCCGGCACCCAGCTGATGGCCGACACGGGTCTGGCTTACTACTCCGGCGACGACGCGCTGAATTTGCCCTGGCTGGCCATGGGCGCGACCGGTTTCATCAGCGTGATCTCCCACGTGGCGCCCGGGCAACTGCGAGACCTGTTGACCGCGTTCGCGTCCGGCGACCATGCCACGGCCCGCAAGATCAACGTCGCGATCGCACCGCTGTCTAATGCGATGAGCCGGCTCGGCGGGGTGACGTTCTCCAAGGCCGGCCTTCGGCTGCAGGGCATCGAGGTCGGCGACCCTCGGCTACCGCAGGTGCCCGCGACGGCCGACCAGATCGACGCACTGGCTGCCGACATGCGCGCGGCCTCGGTGCTCCGGTAGCCAAAGGATCGCTTGCAGGTGGAACCAGACCTTCAGCCGCCGGGTCCGTTGACCACGGGTGGTCTGCGGGTGACCGCGCTCGGCGGAATCAGCGAAATCGGCCGCAACATGACCGTTTTCGAGCATTTGGGCCGGCTGCTGATCATCGACTGCGGGGTGATGTTTCCGACCCACGACGAGCCCGGCGTCGACCTCATCCTGCCCGACTTCCGACACATCGAAGACCGGCTCGACGACGTCGAGGCCTTGGTGCTCACCCACGCGCACGAAGACCACATCGGCGCCATCCCATTCCTGCTCAAGCTCCGCCCCGACATTCCAGTCGTCGGATCGAAGTTCACCCTGGCGCTCGTGGCCGCGAAGTGCCGTGAGCACCGGGTCAAGCCGGTGTTCGTCGAAGTGTCCGAGGGCATGCGCACCACCCACGGTGTTTTCGAGTGCGAATACTTCGCTGTCAACCACTCGATCCCCGACGCGCTGGCCATCGCGGTGCGTTCGGGTGCGGGCACCGTCCTGCACACCGGTGATATCAAGCTCGATCAGCTGCCGTTGGACGGCCGTCCCACTGATTTGCCGGGCATGTCGAGGCTCGGTGACGCTGGGGTCGACCTGTTCCTGTGCGATTCGACCAACGCTGAGATCCCCGGTGTCGGGCCGTCGGAGAGCGAGGTCGGGCCGTCGCTGCATCGGCTGATTCGCGGGGCGCAGGGACGGGTGATCGTCGCGTGTTTCGCCTCGAATGTCGATCGCGTGCAACAGATCATCGATGCGTCGGTGGCGCTGGGTCGGCGGGTCTCATTCGTCGGACGTTCCATGGTGCGCAACATGGGCATCGCTCGTGACCTCGGCTTTCTGGAGGTGGACGACTCCGATCTGGTCGACATCGGCGCCGCCGAGCTGATGGCGCCTGAGCAGGTCGTGCTCATCACCACCGGCACACAGGGCGAGCCGATGGCGGCGCTGTCGCGGATGTCGCGCGGCGAGCATCGCAGCATCACGCTGACCGCCGGCGACCTGATCATCTTGTCGTCCTCGTTGATCCCCGGCAACGAAGAAGCGGTCTACGGTGTCATCGACGAACTGGCCAAGATCGGCGCCCGCGTCGTCACCAATCAGCAAGCCCGCGTGCATGTCTCAGGCCATGCCTACTCGGGTGAGTTGCTGTTCCTCTACAACGGGATCCGTCCCCGCAACGTCATGCCAGTCCACGGCACCTGGCGCATGCTACGGGCAAATGCCAAACTCGCCGCCAGCACCGGGGTTCCCGACGAGTCGATTGTGTTGGCCGAGAACGGGGTCAGCGTTGACCTGGTGGGCGGAGCGGTCCGCATCGCCGGTGCCGTGCCGGTCGGCAAGATGTTCGTCGACGGCTTGATCACCGGCGATGTCGGCGACACCACCTTGGGCGAACGACTCATCCTGTCCTCCGGCTTCGTCGCGGTCACGGTGGTGATTCGTCGGGAGACAGGGCGACCGGCGGCGTCGCCGCACCTGCACTCCCGCGGCTTTTCCGAGGACCCCAAGGCACTTGAGCCCGCTGTCCGCCTGGTCGAGGCGGAGTTGGAATCGCTTGTAGCCCAACACGTCACAGATCCGGCGCGGATCGCTCAGGCCGTTCGTCGCACGGTCGGCAAATGGGTGGGGGAGACTTACCGCCGACAGCCGATGATCGTGCCGACCGTCATCGAAATCTGACCCCGGAGTCGATCGAACCCATCGCTTCGACGATGTGGCCGAACAACATTCCGACGAATGCGGCCACTTGACTGCGCGCCAGAATCAGCTGCTGTCGCAGAGGCGGCGCTGCGGCGAAGTCACCACCAGCCATCTGGTCCAGCAGCGCGATTCCGCCGGAGTACTGATTTCGGAGTTCGGAAACTCGCTGACGAAGCGACCCCACCGCATGCAGACCGCCTGGCGCGACGTTGAACACCGACAGCAGCCGGTCGACGTAGAGGATCACGCCAAATTTGTCCGGCTCGTCTCGCGGGCCAAGATCCAAACGGCGGGCCACGGCATCGAGCACGGCCACCTGATGCCGTGACAAGTACCGGTACGGCGGCTCCCCACAAGCCGCCGGCGTTATGCCCCCAAGCGGGACAGCTTCGTTGCTGACCACGTGTTGAGTATGGCCCGCCGACGACGGTGAAGTGGGAACACGCACGTCGCGGCGTGTCGGGCTTACTTGTTCAGAAAACCCGCATCGACGGGAAGGGTGACGCCGGTGACGTAACGGGCTTGGTCGGACACCAGCCACGCCACGGCGTTGGCGATGTCTTCGGGGTCCAGCGTCTCCACCGGCATGGCATTGCCCATGGCGCCCGGTGTTTCCGTCGCCGCGGCCATCTTGGCCAGCCACTCGCGCGTGAACTCGTTGTTGATCATCGGCGTCTCGACACCGGAGGGGTGAATCGAATTCACCCGGATATTCTGCCGTGCAAGCAAATTCGCGTAGATCCGCATCAGCCCGACGACGCCGTGCTTTGCGGCGGCGTACCCGACCGAGCCTGGGTCGGGGCTGCCGACTCCGGCCAGGCCGGCCGAGGAACTGATCAACACAATCGATCCGCCGGTGTTCTGCTTGACCATTGTCGGGATCGAGACCTTGATGGTGTTGTACACGCCGGTGAGGTTGACGTCGATGACGTCGTTCCAGCCGTCGTCACCGGACTGCATAGGCGCGATGCCGGCGTTGGCCACCACGATGTCGAGGCGGCCGAATTCGTCGAGGCCTTGCTGCAAAGCGGAAGACAACGACGACCGGTCCCGAACGTCGCCGCGAGCGGCCACGATCCGGGATCCGGTGTCCTCGACCAGCTTGACGGTGGCCGCTAGGTCGTCCGGAGTCGCCAGCGGATAGGGGACGCTGGCGATCTGATCGCACAGATCGACGGCGATGATGTCGGCGCCGTCGGCGGCCAGCCGCACGGCGTGTGCCCGCCCCTGGCCGCGGGCCGCCCCCGTGATGAAGGCGACTTTGCCCGCCAGCGGTCCGTCGGATGTCGCGACCATCAGTGGCGCAGAATTCCTTGCTCCACGCTGCCTGCCGGAATGGGCTGAAGCATCTTGATGTCCGGCGCGCCGTCCAAATGTTCGCCTATCGCGCCGAACATCTTGCCGACTGCCGGCGCGGTGCTGTGCGTCTTGAGGGCCTCCTCGTCGGCCCATTGCTCGACGAAGACGAACGTCTCGCCGGTTTGGTGCAAGGAGTACAGCTGGCAACCCGGTTCGTGGTGAACCTCCTCCACCGATTCGGTGAGGATTTTGCGGGCCGCGTCGACCGATTCGGGTTTGACGGTCAAGGTGGCGACAACAACAACGGGCATTCGGGCCTCCTGCAGGCTTCTGAGCAGCGAGTTGCTACGTGACGCATGTCACCCTACTCAGGCGATTCGGCCGCTGAACCGGTGGTTGGACGGTAACGGCTGCGTAACGAGTGTGGCGGATGGTGCAGATGGTGTTCTTGCGATTAGGCTTGCCGGTATGGCAAGTAAGACTGTCGCGCGGTCCGGGGGTCGAACGGGCAGGTCAAAGGCGGCTCCGCGGGGCGGTTCCCGGTCAGCACAACCCCGGAAGAAGCCGACTCGGCGACCCTCCTCGGCCGCGCGACGGCCGGCCAGAAGGCAACAGAGCGGTGTGCTCGCCGCCGCCGGCCTGACCGCCGGGCGCGCCATCCGCGCGACGTGGCTGATGCTGGCGAAGGGGACCGGAAGCACCGCTCGGTCAGTGGGCCGGGCTCGCGACATCGATCCGGGTCACCGCCGCGATGGCATCGCCCTGGCGCTCTTGGGCGTCGCAGTCATCATCGCCGCGAGTTCGTGGTTTGACGCCGCTCGTCCGGTGGGCGCATGGGTCGACTCCGGAGTGCGGATCTTCATCGGGTCGGCCGTGGTCGTGTTGCCGTTGGTGATGGCGGCGGTGGCGCTGTTGCTGATGCGCACCGAGCCGAACCCTGAGGCGCGGCCGCGGTTGGTACTCGGTGCAACGATGGTGGCGCTACCGGTGCTGGGCCTCTGGCACTTGTGGGCGGGTTCGCCGGACTCTCCGGTCGGGCGCGCGCACGCCGCGGGATTCTTCGGCTTCGCGATCGGGGGACCGCTCTCGGAGGGGCTGACCGCATGGATCAGCGCGCCGCTGCTGTTCATCGGGGCGCTGTTCGGCCTGCTGTTGTTGACTGGCACCACCATTCGCGAGCTGCCCGACACACTGCGATCGATGTTCGGCACCCGGATGTTCGACTACCGCGACGGCGACAGCGACTACTACGACGAACCCGACGACGTTGTCGCGGAGGACTTTTCGGACGGTTATTACGACGAACCATCGGCCTACGACGATGCCGAGGCGGCGCAGGCCTGGCCGTCCAGCGCCGAACCTGTTGAGCCGGACGACAGCCCGACCGTCCCGGAGCCCGCAGTGTCACGCAGCCGCAAGAAGGAGCCCAAAGCCGCTGCGAAACAGGACGCTATGGTGCTCGATCGGGTGGTCGACGGCCCGTACACGCTGCCGTCGCTGAACCTATTGGTCGCGGGAGACCCGCCGAAAAAGCGCAGCGCCGCGAACGACCAGATGGCCGACGCGATTTCGTCGGTGCTGCAGCAGTTCAAGGTGGATGCCGCGGTCACCGGATGCACCCGCGGACCGACAGTCACACGCTACGAAGTCGAACTCGGGCCCGGCGTGAAGGTGGAGAAGATCACCGCGCTGCAGAAGAACATCGCCTACGCGGTCGCCACCGAGAGCGTCCGGATGCTGGCGCCGATCCCCGGCAAGTCCGCCGTCGGCATCGAGGTGCCCAACACCGACCGCGAAATGGTGCGGCTGGCCGACGTTCTCACCGCGCCGTCGACCCGTCGCGACCACCACCCGCTGGTCATCGGACTGGGCAAGGACATCGAGGGCGACTTCATATCGGCCAATCTGGCGAAGATGCCGCACCTGCTGGTCGCCGGGTCCACCGGTTCCGGTAAGTCGAGCTTCGTCAACTCGATGCTGGTGTCGCTGCTGGCCCGCGCCACACCGGAGGAGGTCAGGATGATCCTGATCGACCCCAAGATGGTGGAACTGACGCCGTATGAAGGCATTCCGCATCTGATCACGCCGATCATCACCCAACCCAAGAAGGCCGCTGCTGCGCTGGCGTGGCTGGTCGAGGAGATGGAGCAGCGCTACCAGGACATGCAGGCGTCCCGTGTGCGCCACATCGACGACTTCAACGCCAAGGTGCGCAGCGGCGAAATCACCGCGCCGCTGGGCAGCCAACGCGAGTACCGCCCGTACCCGTACGTGGTGGCGATCGTCGACGAACTGGCCGACCTGATGATGACCGCGCCGCGCGACGTCGAGGACGCCATCGTGCGAATCACCCAAAAGGCTCGCGCCGCAGGCATTCACCTGGTGCTGGCCACCCAGCGGCCCTCGGTCGACGTGGTGACCGGTTTGATCAAGACCAACGTGCCGTCGCGACTGGCGTTCGCCACGTCGTCGCTGACCGACAGCCGAGTGATCCTGGACCAGGCCGGTGCCGAGAAGCTGATCGGCATGGGTGACGGCCTGTTCCTGCCGATGGGTGCGAGCAAGCCGCTGCGCCTGCAGGGTGCCTACATCACCGACGAGGAGATCCACGCCGTCGTCACCGCTTGCAAAGACCAGGCCGAGCCGGAGTACACCGAAGGCGTCACTGCGGCAAAGCCCAGCGGCGAGCGCAAGGACGTCGACCCCGACATCGGCGACGACATGGATGTGTTCCTGCAAGCGGTTGAGTTGGTGGTCTCTTCGCAGTTCGGGTCGACGTCGATGCTGCAGCGCAAGCTGCGGGTCGGGTTCGCCAAGGCGGGCCGCTTGATGGATCTGATGGAAACCCGCGAGATCGTCGGTCCCAGTGAAGGTTCCAAGGCGCGCGAGGTGTTGGTCAAGCCTGAGGACCTGGCCGGCACACTGATGTTGATCCGTGGCGGCTCAGGCGCCGACGGCTCGGACGACGACGACTGAGCGCGTTCGAGTGTGCGGCCAGCCGCACGCACGCCGTCACAGCACCAGCAGCATCCGGGAGTTGCCGAGAGTGTTCGGCTTGACGTAGCTGAGGTCGAGAAATTCGGCGACGCCGATGTCGTAGGAGCGGCGCATCTCCTCGAACACCTCCGGCGTCACCGGCGTGCCTTCGATCTCGGTGAAGCCGTGCCGGCCGAAGAACTCGGTCTCAAAAGTCAGCACGAAGAGCCGCTGCAAATCCAGCTCGCGCGCCACGCGCAAAAGCTGGTCCACGATGGCGTGGCCGATGCCGCGTCCGGTCACCGACGGGTCGACCGCCACCGTGCGGACCTCGCCCAAGTCGGCCCACAGCACGTGGAGAGCGCCACAGCCGACCACCACGCCATGCTGCTCGGCCACCCAGAACTCCTGCACGGATTCGTACAGCGTCACCAGGTTCTTCTCGAGCAGGATCTTGCCGGCGTAAGTGTCGACCAGATGCTTGATCGACGGCACGTCCGATGTGCGCGCGCGCCGGATCGTCGGCCCGTCGGCCGGTGGTCCGGTGGCTGCGCTCACGAACTGGAGAGTATCGGTTACGCGCCGCCCGGCGACGATGGAGAGCGCGTGGCGCGATGAGGAGGAGCGGGCTATAGGCCTGAGCCAGCCGGTAACCGATATTCTGTTGCCGTGTCGGGGCAGCCTCAGTCAGGTCCGGTAGTCCCGCGTGTTCGGGTCACCAACCTCGCCAACGTATTGACGTTGTTGCGCCTGGTGTTGGTGCCGGTCTTCCTGTTGGCGTTGTTCGCCGGAAATGGACACGAAACCCCCAGCCGCATCATCGCTTTCGTGGTGTTCGCCGTGGCGGTCATCACCGACCGCTTCGACGGCGCGCTGGCGCGCAACTACGGCATGGTGACCGAGTTCGGCACGATGGCCGACCCGATCGCGGACAAGACGCTGATCGGCGCGGCGTTGATCGGGCTGTCGATGCTCGGCGACCTGCACTGGTGGGTGACCGGGGTCATTCTGGCCCGCGAGGTCGGCGTCACCGTGTTGCGCTTCGTGATGCTGCGTCACGGCGTCATCCCTGCCAGCCGCGGCGGCAAGCTCAAGACCCTAGTGCAGGCCGTCGCGATCGGACTCTTCGTGTTGCCGGTATCTGGGCTTTGGCTGAAAGTGGCCTGGGTAATGATGGCCGCCGCGATCGTGTTGACCTTGCTGACCGGACTGGACTACGTCGTCTCGGCCGTAAGGGATTCCCGTGGACGACCCGCTGCTGACTGACGATGCGCGTGCGCTGGTCGCCGATCTGACCGTGCGCAAGCAGAGCATCGCGACGGCCGAGTCGTTGACCGCCGGGCTGCTCGCGGCGACGCTGGCCGGCGTGCCGGGAGCCAGTGAAGTTCTGCGCGGCGGCTTGGTCACCTACACCGAGCACACCAAGATCTCGCTGGCCGGCGTCGCGCCGCAGATCCTCGACGAGGTTGGACCGGTCGCGGCGCCCACCGCGCGGGCAC
This genomic stretch from Mycobacterium paraterrae harbors:
- the dapA gene encoding 4-hydroxy-tetrahydrodipicolinate synthase; the encoded protein is MSTGGFDVYARLGTLLTAMVTPFAPDGSLDLPAAAKLATHLVDAGCDGLVVSGTTGESPTTTDAEKLALLGAVLEAVGDRARVIAGAGSYDTAHSVHLAKASAAEGAHGLLVVTPYYSRPPQAGLLAHFTAVADATPLPVLLYDIPPRSVVPIEYDTLRALAEHPNIVGVKDAKGDLHAGTQLMADTGLAYYSGDDALNLPWLAMGATGFISVISHVAPGQLRDLLTAFASGDHATARKINVAIAPLSNAMSRLGGVTFSKAGLRLQGIEVGDPRLPQVPATADQIDALAADMRAASVLR
- the thyX gene encoding FAD-dependent thymidylate synthase translates to MAETAPLRVQLIAKTDFVAPPDVNWSTDADGGQALTEFAGRACYQSWSKPNPRTATNAGYLRHIIDVGHFSVLEHASVSFYITGISRSCTHELIRHRHFSYSQLSQRYVPETQSQIVVPPGMENDDELRQILSEAADASRATYTELLGKLEAKFADQPNAVLRRKQARQAARAVLPNATETRIVVTGNYRAWRHFIAMRASEHADIEIRRLAIACLRLLVDVAPAVFGDFDIATLADGTEVATSPLATEA
- a CDS encoding polyprenyl synthetase family protein; protein product: MTSTADDSDLATVEDRLRQVGKVIRRSMLGAIPDGEPSQWLYAPMREYPSRPGKALRPALCMSAGRAFGADPDDLLGIAVAIELMHNAFLVHDDIADGSEMRRGRPTLAATYGVAAALNAGDGVAIVAGQVLRRATRRLDRDLADLVWAEFDTMALRTLEGQATEAGWQLDDVVDLGPEDYLNLIMHKTCWYTTIHPLRVGAIVGSRGTVDLGPLVRFGFHFGAAFQIRDDLLNLVGDQRTYGKEILGDLFEGKRTLPLMHLASVASEADRALVGDYLRRTRSQRSPELVATIRRLMDDYGSITFTSEYAEGILLVAEEYFEHAFADAQPGPDLDFLRALVPYVWARWR
- a CDS encoding mycofactocin-coupled SDR family oxidoreductase — protein: MVATSDGPLAGKVAFITGAARGQGRAHAVRLAADGADIIAVDLCDQIASVPYPLATPDDLAATVKLVEDTGSRIVAARGDVRDRSSLSSALQQGLDEFGRLDIVVANAGIAPMQSGDDGWNDVIDVNLTGVYNTIKVSIPTMVKQNTGGSIVLISSSAGLAGVGSPDPGSVGYAAAKHGVVGLMRIYANLLARQNIRVNSIHPSGVETPMINNEFTREWLAKMAAATETPGAMGNAMPVETLDPEDIANAVAWLVSDQARYVTGVTLPVDAGFLNK
- a CDS encoding FtsK/SpoIIIE family DNA translocase; translation: MASKTVARSGGRTGRSKAAPRGGSRSAQPRKKPTRRPSSAARRPARRQQSGVLAAAGLTAGRAIRATWLMLAKGTGSTARSVGRARDIDPGHRRDGIALALLGVAVIIAASSWFDAARPVGAWVDSGVRIFIGSAVVVLPLVMAAVALLLMRTEPNPEARPRLVLGATMVALPVLGLWHLWAGSPDSPVGRAHAAGFFGFAIGGPLSEGLTAWISAPLLFIGALFGLLLLTGTTIRELPDTLRSMFGTRMFDYRDGDSDYYDEPDDVVAEDFSDGYYDEPSAYDDAEAAQAWPSSAEPVEPDDSPTVPEPAVSRSRKKEPKAAAKQDAMVLDRVVDGPYTLPSLNLLVAGDPPKKRSAANDQMADAISSVLQQFKVDAAVTGCTRGPTVTRYEVELGPGVKVEKITALQKNIAYAVATESVRMLAPIPGKSAVGIEVPNTDREMVRLADVLTAPSTRRDHHPLVIGLGKDIEGDFISANLAKMPHLLVAGSTGSGKSSFVNSMLVSLLARATPEEVRMILIDPKMVELTPYEGIPHLITPIITQPKKAAAALAWLVEEMEQRYQDMQASRVRHIDDFNAKVRSGEITAPLGSQREYRPYPYVVAIVDELADLMMTAPRDVEDAIVRITQKARAAGIHLVLATQRPSVDVVTGLIKTNVPSRLAFATSSLTDSRVILDQAGAEKLIGMGDGLFLPMGASKPLRLQGAYITDEEIHAVVTACKDQAEPEYTEGVTAAKPSGERKDVDPDIGDDMDVFLQAVELVVSSQFGSTSMLQRKLRVGFAKAGRLMDLMETREIVGPSEGSKAREVLVKPEDLAGTLMLIRGGSGADGSDDDD
- a CDS encoding amino-acid N-acetyltransferase, translating into MSAATGPPADGPTIRRARTSDVPSIKHLVDTYAGKILLEKNLVTLYESVQEFWVAEQHGVVVGCGALHVLWADLGEVRTVAVDPSVTGRGIGHAIVDQLLRVARELDLQRLFVLTFETEFFGRHGFTEIEGTPVTPEVFEEMRRSYDIGVAEFLDLSYVKPNTLGNSRMLLVL
- a CDS encoding CinA family protein, encoding MDDPLLTDDARALVADLTVRKQSIATAESLTAGLLAATLAGVPGASEVLRGGLVTYTEHTKISLAGVAPQILDEVGPVAAPTARALAVGARQRCESTWGVGLTGVAGPEPHGGHEVGTVFLGLAGPVDTEVVELHLSGTRWDIRLAAVRQSISRLRALVAAA
- a CDS encoding putative quinol monooxygenase; this translates as MPVVVVATLTVKPESVDAARKILTESVEEVHHEPGCQLYSLHQTGETFVFVEQWADEEALKTHSTAPAVGKMFGAIGEHLDGAPDIKMLQPIPAGSVEQGILRH
- the pgsA gene encoding CDP-diacylglycerol--glycerol-3-phosphate 3-phosphatidyltransferase yields the protein MSGQPQSGPVVPRVRVTNLANVLTLLRLVLVPVFLLALFAGNGHETPSRIIAFVVFAVAVITDRFDGALARNYGMVTEFGTMADPIADKTLIGAALIGLSMLGDLHWWVTGVILAREVGVTVLRFVMLRHGVIPASRGGKLKTLVQAVAIGLFVLPVSGLWLKVAWVMMAAAIVLTLLTGLDYVVSAVRDSRGRPAAD
- a CDS encoding ribonuclease J; translation: MEPDLQPPGPLTTGGLRVTALGGISEIGRNMTVFEHLGRLLIIDCGVMFPTHDEPGVDLILPDFRHIEDRLDDVEALVLTHAHEDHIGAIPFLLKLRPDIPVVGSKFTLALVAAKCREHRVKPVFVEVSEGMRTTHGVFECEYFAVNHSIPDALAIAVRSGAGTVLHTGDIKLDQLPLDGRPTDLPGMSRLGDAGVDLFLCDSTNAEIPGVGPSESEVGPSLHRLIRGAQGRVIVACFASNVDRVQQIIDASVALGRRVSFVGRSMVRNMGIARDLGFLEVDDSDLVDIGAAELMAPEQVVLITTGTQGEPMAALSRMSRGEHRSITLTAGDLIILSSSLIPGNEEAVYGVIDELAKIGARVVTNQQARVHVSGHAYSGELLFLYNGIRPRNVMPVHGTWRMLRANAKLAASTGVPDESIVLAENGVSVDLVGGAVRIAGAVPVGKMFVDGLITGDVGDTTLGERLILSSGFVAVTVVIRRETGRPAASPHLHSRGFSEDPKALEPAVRLVEAELESLVAQHVTDPARIAQAVRRTVGKWVGETYRRQPMIVPTVIEI